The proteins below come from a single Rosa rugosa chromosome 2, drRosRugo1.1, whole genome shotgun sequence genomic window:
- the LOC133732081 gene encoding cellulose synthase-like protein E1 isoform X2 gives MGEERHLPLFETTKAKGKVLYRFSAVSVSVGICLIWVYRVIHIPKAGEDGRFGWMLLFAAELWFAFYWFVTQALRWSRINRQTFRDRLSERYENELPGVDIFVCTADPIIEPPIMVMNTVLSVMAYDYPPEKLSVYLSDDGGSEFTYYAFLEAAEFAKRWIPYCKKYNVEPRSPAAYFVSTASDDQSQNQKQEGDLAVIKKLYEDMATKIGNAVKLGRISEEVRSKHKGFSRWDSYSSKRDHETILQIVIDGRDPNARDVEGCVLPTLVYLAREKRPQIHHNFKAGAMNALIRVSSNISNGKLLLNVDCDMYSNNSKAIRDALCFLMDEEQGHEIAYVQFPQNFDNLTKNELYASLRVYFEVEFHGLDNYWGTLYVGSGCFHRRETLCGKKFSKVNKSEMIWEDKKGEEIGIHELEESSKSLASCTYEENTQWGKEMGLKYGCPVEDVITGLSIQCRGWKSVYCNPTRKAFLGLAPTTLLQALLQHKRWSEGNLQITLSKYSVVWYGRGKIGLGHQLGYLRYNLWAANCWATLIYSTLPSLYLLRGTSLFPQISSRWIIPFAYVIIANIGSFVEYLWCGGTSLGWWNDQRMWLYERTTSYLFAFIDTIVHYLGYTDSAFVITAKVADEDVSERYEKEIMEFGGSSPMFTVLATLALLNLYCFAWFLKAAITGTKGIAEVYETMSLQILLCVVLIVINLPLYEALYLRKDKGKLPSSVAFKSMAFAGFACICFKFLY, from the exons ATGGGAGAGGAAAGACATTTACCACTATTTGAGACAACGAAGGCAAAGGGAAAAGTCCTCTATAGGTTTTCTGCGGTGTCTGTATCTGTTGGTATATGTTTGATTTGGGTTTATAGAGTGATTCATATACCAAAAGCTGGAGAAGATGGAAGATTTGGTTGGATGCTATTGTTCGCCGCTGAGTTATGGTTCGCTTTTTACTGGTTCGTCACTCAAGCCCTTCGGTGGAGCCGCATCAACCGGCAAACCTTCAGGGACAGGCTCTCTGAAAG ATATGAGAATGAGTTGCCGGGGGTGGACATATTCGTGTGCACAGCGGATCCGATCATAGAGCCGCCGATTATGGTGATGAACACTGTTCTATCGGTCATGGCTTATGACTATCCGCCGGAGAAGCTCAGCGTGTATCTCTCCGACGATGGCGGCTCAGAATTTACGTACTATGCTTTTTTAGAAGCTGCTGAGTTTGCCAAGCGCTGGATACCCTATTGCAAGAAGTACAATGTGGAGCCAAGATCACCCGCTGCTTATTTTGTCTCAACAGCTTCTGATGATCAAAGTCAGAATCAGAAACAAGAAGGAGATTTAGCTGTAATTAAG AAATTATATGAGGACATGGCGACCAAAATTGGAAATGCAGTGAAGCTAGGCCGCATTTCAGAAGAAGTGAGATCAAAACATAAAGGCTTTTCTCGATGGGACTCAtattcatcaaaacgtgaccaTGAAACCATTCTTCAA ATAGTAATTGATGGGAGAGACCCAAATGCAAGAGATGTTGAAGGGTGTGTGTTGCCAACTTTGGTGTATTTGGCTCGGGAGAAGAGACCCCAGATTCACCATAACTTCAAAGCTGGTGCTATGAATGCTCTG ATTAGGGTATCGTCAAATATAAGCAATGGGAAGTTGCTTCTTAATGTAGACTGTGACATGTATTCAAACAACTCGAAGGCCATAAGGGATGCACTCTGCTTCTTAATGGATGAAGAACAAGGCCATGAGATTGCATACGTACAGTTCCCGCAGAATTTCGATAACCTTACTAAGAATGAATTATACGCTTCATTACGAGTATATTTCGAG GTGGAATTCCATGGTCTGGATAATTATTGGGGGACATTATATGTTGGAAGTGGATGCTTTCACAGAAGAGAAACTCTTTGTGGGAAGAAATTCAGCAAGGTAAATAAGAGTGAGATGATATGGGAGGACAAAAAAGGTGAAGAAATTGGCATTCATGAATTAGAAGAAAGTTCAAAAAGTCTTGCGAGTTGTACATATGAAGAGAACACACAGTGGGGAAAAGAG ATGGGTTTGAAATATGGGTGTCCGGTTGAAGATGTGATAACAGGGTTATCGATCCAATGCCGAGGATGGAAATCAGTGTATTGCAATCCAACAAGGAAAGCTTTCTTAGGATTAGCTCCAACCACATTGCTTCAGGCACTTCTGCAGCATAAGAGATGGTCGGAAGGCAACCTTCAGATTACGCTGTCTAAGTACAGTGTTGTATGGTATGGCCGTGGAAAGATTGGTTTAGGCCATCAACTTGGATACCTTCGCTACAACTTATGGGCTGCTAATTGCTGGGCAACACTAATTTACTCAACTCTTCCTTCACTTTACCTCCTTAGAGGCACGTCCTTATTTCCTCAG ATTTCAAGCCGATGGATTATACCATTTGCATATGTTATAATTGCTAACATTGGGAGCTTTGTGGAGTATCTATGGTGTGGAGGCACGAGCTTAGGTTGGTGGAACGACCAACGTATGTGGCTTTACGAGAGAACAACCTCATACTTATTTGCCTTCATCGACACCATTGTACACTACCTCGGATACACAGATTCAGCATTTGTAATAACAGCCAAGGTGGCCGATGAAGACGTGTCCGAACGATATGAGAAAGAAATCATGGAATTCGGGGGCTCGTCTCCAATGTTTACCGTGCTGGCAACACTTGCATTGCTCAATCTGTACTGCTTTGCCTGGTTTCTGAAGGCAGCAATCACTGGAACAAAGGGTATTGCAGAGGTTTATGAGACAATGTCCTTGCAGATTCTTCTATGTGTGGTTTTGATTGTCATTAACCTACCGTTGTACGAAGCCCTATACCTGAGGAAGGACAAGGGGAAGCTGCCGAGCTCTGTAGCATTTAAGTCGATGGCATTTGCTGGATTTGCTTGCATATGTTTTAAATTTCTATATTAA
- the LOC133732081 gene encoding cellulose synthase-like protein E1 isoform X1 produces the protein MGEERHLPLFETTKAKGKVLYRFSAVSVSVGICLIWVYRVIHIPKAGEDGRFGWMLLFAAELWFAFYWFVTQALRWSRINRQTFRDRLSERYENELPGVDIFVCTADPIIEPPIMVMNTVLSVMAYDYPPEKLSVYLSDDGGSEFTYYAFLEAAEFAKRWIPYCKKYNVEPRSPAAYFVSTASDDQSQNQKQEGDLAVIKKLYEDMATKIGNAVKLGRISEEVRSKHKGFSRWDSYSSKRDHETILQIVIDGRDPNARDVEGCVLPTLVYLAREKRPQIHHNFKAGAMNALIRVSSNISNGKLLLNVDCDMYSNNSKAIRDALCFLMDEEQGHEIAYVQFPQNFDNLTKNELYASLRVYFELLFWYILKVEFHGLDNYWGTLYVGSGCFHRRETLCGKKFSKVNKSEMIWEDKKGEEIGIHELEESSKSLASCTYEENTQWGKEMGLKYGCPVEDVITGLSIQCRGWKSVYCNPTRKAFLGLAPTTLLQALLQHKRWSEGNLQITLSKYSVVWYGRGKIGLGHQLGYLRYNLWAANCWATLIYSTLPSLYLLRGTSLFPQISSRWIIPFAYVIIANIGSFVEYLWCGGTSLGWWNDQRMWLYERTTSYLFAFIDTIVHYLGYTDSAFVITAKVADEDVSERYEKEIMEFGGSSPMFTVLATLALLNLYCFAWFLKAAITGTKGIAEVYETMSLQILLCVVLIVINLPLYEALYLRKDKGKLPSSVAFKSMAFAGFACICFKFLY, from the exons ATGGGAGAGGAAAGACATTTACCACTATTTGAGACAACGAAGGCAAAGGGAAAAGTCCTCTATAGGTTTTCTGCGGTGTCTGTATCTGTTGGTATATGTTTGATTTGGGTTTATAGAGTGATTCATATACCAAAAGCTGGAGAAGATGGAAGATTTGGTTGGATGCTATTGTTCGCCGCTGAGTTATGGTTCGCTTTTTACTGGTTCGTCACTCAAGCCCTTCGGTGGAGCCGCATCAACCGGCAAACCTTCAGGGACAGGCTCTCTGAAAG ATATGAGAATGAGTTGCCGGGGGTGGACATATTCGTGTGCACAGCGGATCCGATCATAGAGCCGCCGATTATGGTGATGAACACTGTTCTATCGGTCATGGCTTATGACTATCCGCCGGAGAAGCTCAGCGTGTATCTCTCCGACGATGGCGGCTCAGAATTTACGTACTATGCTTTTTTAGAAGCTGCTGAGTTTGCCAAGCGCTGGATACCCTATTGCAAGAAGTACAATGTGGAGCCAAGATCACCCGCTGCTTATTTTGTCTCAACAGCTTCTGATGATCAAAGTCAGAATCAGAAACAAGAAGGAGATTTAGCTGTAATTAAG AAATTATATGAGGACATGGCGACCAAAATTGGAAATGCAGTGAAGCTAGGCCGCATTTCAGAAGAAGTGAGATCAAAACATAAAGGCTTTTCTCGATGGGACTCAtattcatcaaaacgtgaccaTGAAACCATTCTTCAA ATAGTAATTGATGGGAGAGACCCAAATGCAAGAGATGTTGAAGGGTGTGTGTTGCCAACTTTGGTGTATTTGGCTCGGGAGAAGAGACCCCAGATTCACCATAACTTCAAAGCTGGTGCTATGAATGCTCTG ATTAGGGTATCGTCAAATATAAGCAATGGGAAGTTGCTTCTTAATGTAGACTGTGACATGTATTCAAACAACTCGAAGGCCATAAGGGATGCACTCTGCTTCTTAATGGATGAAGAACAAGGCCATGAGATTGCATACGTACAGTTCCCGCAGAATTTCGATAACCTTACTAAGAATGAATTATACGCTTCATTACGAGTATATTTCGAG TTATTGTTTTGGTATATACTGAAGGTGGAATTCCATGGTCTGGATAATTATTGGGGGACATTATATGTTGGAAGTGGATGCTTTCACAGAAGAGAAACTCTTTGTGGGAAGAAATTCAGCAAGGTAAATAAGAGTGAGATGATATGGGAGGACAAAAAAGGTGAAGAAATTGGCATTCATGAATTAGAAGAAAGTTCAAAAAGTCTTGCGAGTTGTACATATGAAGAGAACACACAGTGGGGAAAAGAG ATGGGTTTGAAATATGGGTGTCCGGTTGAAGATGTGATAACAGGGTTATCGATCCAATGCCGAGGATGGAAATCAGTGTATTGCAATCCAACAAGGAAAGCTTTCTTAGGATTAGCTCCAACCACATTGCTTCAGGCACTTCTGCAGCATAAGAGATGGTCGGAAGGCAACCTTCAGATTACGCTGTCTAAGTACAGTGTTGTATGGTATGGCCGTGGAAAGATTGGTTTAGGCCATCAACTTGGATACCTTCGCTACAACTTATGGGCTGCTAATTGCTGGGCAACACTAATTTACTCAACTCTTCCTTCACTTTACCTCCTTAGAGGCACGTCCTTATTTCCTCAG ATTTCAAGCCGATGGATTATACCATTTGCATATGTTATAATTGCTAACATTGGGAGCTTTGTGGAGTATCTATGGTGTGGAGGCACGAGCTTAGGTTGGTGGAACGACCAACGTATGTGGCTTTACGAGAGAACAACCTCATACTTATTTGCCTTCATCGACACCATTGTACACTACCTCGGATACACAGATTCAGCATTTGTAATAACAGCCAAGGTGGCCGATGAAGACGTGTCCGAACGATATGAGAAAGAAATCATGGAATTCGGGGGCTCGTCTCCAATGTTTACCGTGCTGGCAACACTTGCATTGCTCAATCTGTACTGCTTTGCCTGGTTTCTGAAGGCAGCAATCACTGGAACAAAGGGTATTGCAGAGGTTTATGAGACAATGTCCTTGCAGATTCTTCTATGTGTGGTTTTGATTGTCATTAACCTACCGTTGTACGAAGCCCTATACCTGAGGAAGGACAAGGGGAAGCTGCCGAGCTCTGTAGCATTTAAGTCGATGGCATTTGCTGGATTTGCTTGCATATGTTTTAAATTTCTATATTAA
- the LOC133730217 gene encoding uncharacterized protein LOC133730217 produces MPSHGDLDRQIEHLMECKTLPEAEVKTLCEQARAILVEEWNVQPVKCPVTVCGDIHGQFYDLIELFRIGGNAPDTNYLFMGDYVIDNKISAPKEILAIEDKKTQDDEAPPREPVKVVAPVVEPPDLLGLNDPIPDTAALDEKNAIALAIVPVSDQPAAQPQANGTGWELALVTAPSSNESATAANKLAGGLDLLTLDSLYDDAIRRNNQNVSYNPWEQAPMNGGMMQQPIHDPFYASNTVAAPPSVQMAAMANQQQMLEFTDAIHPADVGLKEENPDDDRGLGFFRDNLNRVSRWTQPITYLNLYEGDSFTMCIFCFPTSSVIPLHDHPGMTVFSKVLYGSLHVRAYDWVEPSHESKGSNYIPGLLSH; encoded by the exons ATGCCGTCTCACGGGGATCTGGACCGTCAGATCGAGCATCTGATGGAGTGCAAGACGTTGCCGGAGGCGGAGGTGAAGACGTTGTGCGAGCAAGCGAGGGCGATCCTGGTGGAGGAGTGGAACGTGCAACCGGTCAAGTGCCCGGTTACGGTGTGTGGGGATATACACGGCCAGTTCTACGACCTCATTGAGCTTTTTCGGATAGGAGGCAACGCTCCTGATACTAATTACCTTTTCATGGGTGATTAT GTGATTGACAATAAAATTTCTGCCCCCAAGGAAATCTTGGCCATAGAGGACAAAAAGACCCAAGACGATGAGGCACCTCCACGTGAACCAGTAAAAGTGGTAGCACCTGTAGTTGAACCACCTGATTTGCTA GGTTTGAATGATCCTATTCCAGATACTGCAGCATTAGATGAGAAGAATGCCATTGCTTTAGCTATTGTTCCAGTTT CTGATCAACCTGCGGCTCAACCTCAAGCAAATGGAACAGGTTGGGAATTGGCACTTGTTACAGCCCCAAGCTCAAATGAGAGTGCTACAGCTGCTAACAAACTG GCGGGAGGGTTGGACTTGCTTACACTAGACAGCCTATATGATGATGCAATTAGAAGAAACAATCAAAATGTAAGCTACAACCCATGGGAGCAGGCTCCCATGAATGGTGGCATGATGCAACAACCAATTCATGATCCCTTTTATGCATCCAACACAGTGGCCGCACCACCCTCTGTACAGATGGCCGCAATGGCCAACCAGCAGCAAATG TTGGAATTTACAGATGCAATCCATCCTGCTGATGTTGGACTTAAAGAGGAAAATCCAGATGATGATCGAGGGCTTGGTTTTTTCAGAGACAATCTAAATAGAGTTTCTCGATGGACTCAACCAATAACATACTTAAATTTATATGAAGGTGATAGTTTTACG ATGTGTATATTCTGTTTTCCTACTTCCTCAGTCATTCCACTTCATGATCACCCTGGCATGACTGTTTTTAGCAAAGTTCTATATGGTTCTTTGCATGTGAGAGCTTACGATTGGGTGGAGCCTTCCCACGAAAGCAAGGGATCAAATTACATTCCAGGTCTGCTTTCTCATTGA